Proteins from one Ascaphus truei isolate aAscTru1 chromosome 19, aAscTru1.hap1, whole genome shotgun sequence genomic window:
- the ORC6 gene encoding origin recognition complex subunit 6 isoform X2, whose amino-acid sequence MMDYETLKRLAPKLGITSSKVIGKAEEYLRLSQVKCTGLAARTTATSNTVMCLELAAGSLKHPVDKEYLIRLSGLNKKVYQSCLKSFECLLGVDSKLGVRDLAVQHGCMEAVNMASKILHRYETRLVEAQQGDLDLSKPLFTTAALYSACRCLKLKMEKNKLLAASGVKRAIFNRLCVQLEEIGSQICREGAEAARKPAKRQRTLLECIAQADKDRDVYLYRSIESTATKYKPARRPNDRMSPLGVTSRE is encoded by the exons GAAAGCTGAAGAATACCTGCGCCTGTCCCAGGTGAAATGCACCGGACTCGCAGCCCGGACAACGGCGACCAGTAACACGGTGATGTGCCTCGAGCTGGCTGCCGGATCTTTAAAGCATCCGGTTGACAAA GAATACCTGATCAGGCTGTCTGGGTTGAATAAGAAGGTCTACCAGAGCTGTTTGAAGTCATTTGAGTGCCTGCTGGGTGTGGATTCAAAGCTGGGTGTGCGAGATCTGGCGGTTCAGCATGGCTGCATGGAGGCTGTAAACATGGCTTCTAAAATACTACACAG GTACGAGACTCGTCTCGTGGAAGCTCAGCAGGGTGACCTGGATTTATCCAAACCTCTGTTCACCACAGCCGCGCTGTACTCTGCATGCAG gtgCCTGAAGTTGAAAATGGAGAAGAATAAATTACTTGCTGCCTCTGGCGTGAAGAGAGCAATATTTAACCGCCTGTGCGTTCAGCTAGAAGAGATCGGCTCACAGATCTGCA ggGAAGGTGCGGAGGCCGCTCGCAAGCCAGCCAAGAGGCAGAGGACACTACTTGAATGTATTGCCCAGGCTGATAAAG ATAGGGATGTATATCTTTACAGATCAATTGAAAGTACTGCCACaaaatacaagcctgctcgtagACCAAACGATAGGATGTCGCCACTTGGAGTGACGTCACGGGAGTGA
- the ORC6 gene encoding origin recognition complex subunit 6 isoform X1: MMDYETLKRLAPKLGITSSKVIGKAEEYLRLSQVKCTGLAARTTATSNTVMCLELAAGSLKHPVDKEYLIRLSGLNKKVYQSCLKSFECLLGVDSKLGVRDLAVQHGCMEAVNMASKILHRYETRLVEAQQGDLDLSKPLFTTAALYSACRCLKLKMEKNKLLAASGVKRAIFNRLCVQLEEIGSQICREGAEAARKPAKRQRTLLECIAQADKDEEEEEEEEEVPCKQQRAECGSKAKQDYEEWKRKILENAAKAAKTD; encoded by the exons GAAAGCTGAAGAATACCTGCGCCTGTCCCAGGTGAAATGCACCGGACTCGCAGCCCGGACAACGGCGACCAGTAACACGGTGATGTGCCTCGAGCTGGCTGCCGGATCTTTAAAGCATCCGGTTGACAAA GAATACCTGATCAGGCTGTCTGGGTTGAATAAGAAGGTCTACCAGAGCTGTTTGAAGTCATTTGAGTGCCTGCTGGGTGTGGATTCAAAGCTGGGTGTGCGAGATCTGGCGGTTCAGCATGGCTGCATGGAGGCTGTAAACATGGCTTCTAAAATACTACACAG GTACGAGACTCGTCTCGTGGAAGCTCAGCAGGGTGACCTGGATTTATCCAAACCTCTGTTCACCACAGCCGCGCTGTACTCTGCATGCAG gtgCCTGAAGTTGAAAATGGAGAAGAATAAATTACTTGCTGCCTCTGGCGTGAAGAGAGCAATATTTAACCGCCTGTGCGTTCAGCTAGAAGAGATCGGCTCACAGATCTGCA ggGAAGGTGCGGAGGCCGCTCGCAAGCCAGCCAAGAGGCAGAGGACACTACTTGAATGTATTGCCCAGGCTGATAAAG atgaggaggaggaggaggaggaggaagaggtccCTTGCAAACAGCAGCGAGCAGAGTGTGGCAGCAAAGCAAAACAAGATTACGAGGAGTGGAAGAGAAAAATATTAGAGAATGCGGCCAAAGCAGCGAAGACGGATTAA